The nucleotide window GAGCGTGACGAGTTCCATGCGGTCGAGCAGGGCCGACGGGATGTTCTCGATGACATTGGCGGTCGCCAGGAACAGGACGTCGGACAGGTCGAGATCGAGATCGAGGTAGTGATCCCGGAAGGTGTGGTTCTGCGCGGGGTCGAGGACCTCGAGCAGCGCGGCGGCCGGGTCGCCCCGGTAGTCCGACCCCACCTTGTCGATCTCGTCCAGCAGCACAACGGGATTCATCGATCCCGCCTCGCCGATGGCCCGCACGATCCGGCCGGGCAGCGCGCCGACGTAGGTGCGGCGGTGACCACGGATCTCCGACTCGTCGCGCACACCGCCCAGGGCGACACGCACGAACTTGCGGCCGAGCGCCCGGGCGACGCTCTCACCGAGCGACGTCTTGCCGACGCCGGGTGGGCCGGCGAGCACCATGACAGCGCCGGACCCGCGTCCGCCGACGACCTGCAGGCCGCGTTCGGCGCGACGGGCACGCACCGCCAGGTACTCGACGATGCGGTCCTTCACGTCATCGAGGCCGTGGTGGTCGGCGTCGAGGATCTCGCGAGCGCCCTTGACGTCGGTGGAATCCTCGGTGCGGGTGTTCCACGGCAGGTCGAGCACGGTGTCGAGCCAGGTGCGGATCCATCCGGTCTCCGGCGACTGGTCGCTGGCGCGTTCGAGCTTGCCCACCTCACGGAGCGCGGCTTCGCGCACCTTCTCCGGCAGGTCGGCCTCTTCGACGCGGCCGCGGTAGTCGTCGGCTCCTTCGGGCTCGTCCTCGCCGAGTTCCTTCCGGATCGCGGCGAGCTGCTGACGCAACAGGAATTCCTTCTGCTGCTTGTCCATGCCCGCCCGGACGTCCTCGGCGATCTTCTCGGTCACCTCGGACTCGGCCAGGTGATCGCCGGTCCATTCGATGAGCCGGCGCAACCGCTCGGCGGTCACCGGCGTCTCGAGCAGCTCGCGCTTCTGTTCGTCGGACAGCCACGCCGCATAGCCCGATGTGTCGGCGAGATCCGACGGCTCGGACATCTTGTTGACGGCGTCGATGAGCTGCCATGCCTCGCGGCGCTGCAGCATCGCCAGCACGAGCTTCTTGTACTCGCCGGCGAGTTCACGGTCTTCGTCGGTGGCGTCTACGGCGTCGACCTCGGTCACCTCGACCCACAGCGCGGCACCGTGGCCGGGTGTTCCGGTGCCGATCTGTGCCCGCTGTTCACCCTTGACGACAGCGGCGAGGCCGCCGCCCGGGATGCGTCCGACCTGGACGATCGAGGCGATCACACCATAGGTGGGATACCGGTCGTCCAGACGCGGCGCGACCAGCAGTTTTCCGGTCTCGCTCGCCCGTGCGGCGTCGACCGTGGCCTGGGCCGCATCGTCGAGCGGGATGGGCACGACCATGCCGGGCAGCAGGACGACGTCGGCGACGAAGAGAACCGGTAGTGAATATGTCTTCGACATGAAACCTCCAGAGTTAAGTCTGACCGACTCAACCCAGGTGGCAGGAATCTTGTTCCCGAGCGATTTATGCCAGGAGCGAACGGGGCGCGGGCACCCACGCGAACCCGTCCGGATCGGTCAGTTCCACGGCGTCGCCGCCGATCACCAGCCGATGGGAACCCGAACCGCCCGCGGGAACACCCGCATCC belongs to Gordonia sp. KTR9 and includes:
- the lon gene encoding endopeptidase La, translating into MSKTYSLPVLFVADVVLLPGMVVPIPLDDAAQATVDAARASETGKLLVAPRLDDRYPTYGVIASIVQVGRIPGGGLAAVVKGEQRAQIGTGTPGHGAALWVEVTEVDAVDATDEDRELAGEYKKLVLAMLQRREAWQLIDAVNKMSEPSDLADTSGYAAWLSDEQKRELLETPVTAERLRRLIEWTGDHLAESEVTEKIAEDVRAGMDKQQKEFLLRQQLAAIRKELGEDEPEGADDYRGRVEEADLPEKVREAALREVGKLERASDQSPETGWIRTWLDTVLDLPWNTRTEDSTDVKGAREILDADHHGLDDVKDRIVEYLAVRARRAERGLQVVGGRGSGAVMVLAGPPGVGKTSLGESVARALGRKFVRVALGGVRDESEIRGHRRTYVGALPGRIVRAIGEAGSMNPVVLLDEIDKVGSDYRGDPAAALLEVLDPAQNHTFRDHYLDLDLDLSDVLFLATANVIENIPSALLDRMELVTLDGYTEDDKVAIARDYLLPRQAERAALTPDEVTVTDAALREIAANYTREPGVRQFERLLAKALRKAATNLAQGTATAPVTIDEPELRDYLGRPRFTPESAERTAVPGVATGLAVTGMGGDVLFIEVNATEGEPGLKLTGQLGDVMKESAQIALSYVRAHAEQLGVDPKALDKTIHVHVPAGAVPKDGPSAGVTMVTALVSMATGRQVRSDVGMTGEVTLNGRVLPIGGVKQKLLAAQRNGLKTIFIPQRNEPDLDDVPAEVLDALDVRPMADVAEIVAQALEAASDAQWTAA